One genomic window of Nicotiana sylvestris chromosome 10, ASM39365v2, whole genome shotgun sequence includes the following:
- the LOC138879512 gene encoding uncharacterized protein, protein METKIGTTPPKDTVIYLPRAPRNEQFVLSPPKRFEQNKLTLKVPKMYIPKGTYVARGPIISPRLTEPVVISRALQNPMKDPTVIPWNYKKAVVKYKGKEIMGEYEEEAPCPQPFLSNTSIMVASEMIKHGYKLGKGLEASLQGITQPNTLTANKKFFVVGFQATEADVLMDEEDAKKTAFTTPWGTYCYRIMPFGLKNAGATYMRAMTVIFHDMMHQEIEVYVDDVDGCVSRSFRQDQRISVESTSVTGRPLFLYLTVLENSSGCVLGQHDVTGKREQAIYYLSKKFTSYEAKYTLLERSCCAVTWVAQKLRHYLLSYTTYLITRLDPLKYIFQKPMPTGKLAKWQILLTKFDIVYVTRTIMKAQALVDHLAENPVDDKYQPLSTYFSDKEVNSVEVILEDTNAWKMFFNRAVNAKASSRLIGNQDIKLILYRQHMEDHSKRFKYVEFRYILRFHDELADALATLASMLPYPGNVHIDPLEIQIRERHGYCNAVEVELDVQPWYHDIKRFLKIKEYPEQASGDQKRTIRRLACSFFLSREVLYKRTPDLNLLRCVDAQEDGKIMNELHVGVCGPYMNIYVLAKKILQAGYY, encoded by the exons ATGGAAACCAAGATAGGGACAACACCTCCTAAAGATACTGTTATCTATCTTCCCAGGGCCCCCAGAAACGAACAGTTTGTGTTGAGTCCCCCCAAAAGGTTTGAGCAAAACAAGCTTACACTGAAGGTACCAAAGATGTACATACCAAAGGGGACTTATGTGGCGCGGGGGCCGATAATTTCACCTAGGCTGACTGAGCCCGTGGTTATCAGCCGCGCACTACAGAATCCTATGAAGGACCCCACTGTCATCCCCTGGAACTACAAGAAAGCAGTGGTGAagtacaaaggaaaggaaatcatGGGAGAG TATGAGGAAGAAGCCCCATGTCCTCAGCCCTTCTTGTCAAACACGTCAATCATGGTCGCCAGTGAAATGATCAAACATGGCTACAAGCTCGGGAAAGGGCTCGaggcatctttgcaaggcattacaCAGCCCAACACTTTGACTGCCAATAAGAAATTCTTTGTCGTCGGTTTCCAAGCTACAGAAGCCGAC gttctgatggatgaagaagacgcgaaaaagacggctttcaccacgccttggggtacttactgttacaggatcatgccatttggtttaaagaacgccggggcaacttacatgagagctatgactgTCATCTTCcacgacatgatgcaccaggaaattgaggtgtatgtggatgat GTGGACGGATGCGTGTCAAGAAGCTTtcgacaagatcaaagaatatctgtcgaatccaCTAGTGTTACTGGGAGACCTTTGTTTTTGTACCttacggtcctggaaaattcttcCGGCTGTGTTTtagggcaacatgatgtgaccgggaagagagaacaagccatatactatttgagcaagaagttcactagttatgaagccaagtacactttgttggaaagatcTTGTTGCGCCGTAACTTGGGTCGcccagaagcttaggcattacttgttgtCTTATACCACCTATCTCATCaccaggctggatcctttgaaatacatattccaaaagccaatgcccaccgggaagttagcaaaatggcaaatcctgcttacCAAGTTTGatatagtctatgtcacccgcacaaTAATGAAAGCTCAAGCCTTGGTGGATCACctagctgagaatcctgttgatgataAATATCAACCCTTGAGTACTTACTTTTCGGACAAggaggtaaattcagttgaggtaattctagaagacaccaatgcttggaaaatgttcttcaacAGAGCTGTGAATGCAAAAG CAAGTTCAAGGTTAATAGGAAATCAGGACATCAAGCTTATCCTATACAGGCAACATATGGAAGATCATAGCAAACGATTCAAGTATGTTGAGTTCAGGTACATCCTTCGATTCCACGATGAGTTAGCTGACGCGTTAGCTACTTTGGCCTCAATGCTGCCGTATCCAGGCAATGTCCATATTGACCCactggaaatccaaatccgagaaagaCATGGTTACTGCAATGCAGTTGAAGTAGAACTggatgttcagccatggtatcatgatatcaaaagattcttgaaaataaaggaatatcccgagcaagccagtggagaccaaaagagaaccattagaaggctcgCCTGTAGTTTCTTCTTAAGCAGGgaggtcttgtacaaaagaactccagatctgaaccttttGAGATGTGTGGATGCCCAAGAGGATGGAAAAATCATGAATGAATTGCATGTGGGAGTGTGTGGACCTTATATGAACATATACGTCcttgcaaagaaaattcttcagGCAGGTTATTACTAG
- the LOC104246871 gene encoding protein JINGUBANG, translating into MFSAINDEDFSVRKKRFSAYDRLSCEGSPMKMSPWNQSCHINNPNLDKFDEDVSHNYNSKICLIGSLVREEGHIYSLATKNDLLYTGSDSKNIRVWKNMKEFSAFKSNSGLVKAIIISGDKIFTGHQDGKVRVWKVQPNNRSSYKPAGTLPTFFDIFKASIRPSNYFMSAKHNRASIWIKHWDAISCLSMDHNHGLLYSASWDRTFKVWKADNSKCLESVKAHEDAVNSVVASVDGIVYTGSADGTVKVWQREFSGKIMRHVLVHTLLNQECAVTALTVNKSGSVVYCGSSDGVVNFWDKEKNLTHGGVLKGHKLAVLCLESAANLVFSGSADKTIFVWRKEGSVHTCLSVLTGHNGPVKCLAVEEDKESTRNDQKWVLYSGSLDKSVKVWSVSEMAPIMQNGHEDHVQ; encoded by the exons ATGTTTTCTGCTATAAATGATGAAGATTTCAGCGTACGGAAAAAGAGGTTCTCTGCTTATGATCGTCTCAGTTGTGAAGGTTCTCCTATGAAAATGTCCCCTTGGAACCAAAGTTGTCATATTAACAATCCCAATTTGGACAAATTTGACGAGGATGTTTCCCACAATTATAACTCCAAAATTTGCCTCATTGGTTCACTTGTTCGAGAAGAGGGCCATATATATTCTTTGGCTACTAAAAATGATCTTCTTTACACGGGTTCCGACAGCAAAAATATACGTGTATGGAAGAATATGAAGGAATTCTCGGCTTTCAAATCCAATAGTGGTCTTGTTAAAGCCATTATTATTTCAGGAGATAAGATTTTCACTGGTCATCAAGATGGAAAAGTTCGAGTTTGGAAG GTACAACCTAATAATCGTAGCAGTtacaaacctgctggaacttTGCCAACATTCTTTGACATTTTCAAGGCTTCAATTAGGCCAAGCAACTACTTCATGTCAGCCAAACATAACAGAGCTTCCATTTGGATAAAGCATTGGGATGCCATTTCTTGTTTAAGCATGGACCATAACCATGGCCTTCTTTACTCTGCTTCATGGGACAGAACATTTAAGGTTTGGAAAGCTGACAATTCAAAATGTCTTGAATCTGTCAAAGCACATGAAGATGCAGTGAATTCTGTAGTTGCTAGTGTTGATGGCATAGTTTACACAGGGTCAGCTGATGGAACTGTCAAAGTTTGGCAAAGGGAATTTTCAGGAAAAATTATGAGACATGTTTTGGTACATACCCTTTTGAATCAAGAATGTGCAGTGACTGCATTAACAGTTAACAAGTCTGGTTCAGTTGTATACTGTGGATCATCAGATGGGGTTGTGAATTTTTGGGACAAAGAGAAAAATTTGACACATGGGGGTGTACTCAAGGGTCATAAGTTGGCTGTTTTGTGTCTTGAATCAGCAGCAAATCTTGTTTTTAGTGGATCAGCAGATAAAACAATATTTGTTTGGAGAAAAGAAGGGTCAGTTCATACATGTTTGTCTGTGTTGACAGGTCATAATGGACCAGTGAAATGTTTGGCAGTGGAAGAGGATAAAGAGTCAACAAGAAATGACCAAAAATGGGTGCTTTATAGTGGGAGTCTTGATAAATCTGTTAAGGTTTGGAGTGTTTCAGAAATGGCACCTATTATGCAGAATGGGCATGAGGATCATGTCCAATAG
- the LOC104246870 gene encoding xanthotoxin 5-hydroxylase CYP82C4-like, which translates to MADNYGPAFNLRLGSRGAFVVSSWEMAKECFTLNDKALASRPTTVAAKHMGYGYAVFGFAPYSTFWREMRKIAMYELLSNRRLDTLKHVQVSEVEMGIQELYKLWVNNNSGHSCRPVLVELKGWFEDLTLNVIVRMVAGKRYFGAGATCDDDEARRCQKAINQFFHLIGIFVPSDAFPILGWFDIQGHEKAMKRTAKELDSILEGWLQEHRHREKTRFSHEAKNEGAQDFIDVMLSLQQEGRLSNFQYDADTSIKSTCLALILGGSDTTAGTLTWAISLLLNNPQILRKAQKEIDLHVGKDRQVDESDIQNLAYIQAIIKETLRLYPAGPLLGPREAMDECEVGGYKIIPGTRLIVNVWKIQRDPRIWEDPDSFKPDRFFMSNSNVDVKGQDFELIPFGSGRRSCPGASLALQVLHLTLARFLQAFEFSKPVDDQLIDLTESPGLTIPKATPLDVLITPRLSANLYGC; encoded by the exons ATGGCTGACAATTACGGTCCAGCATTTAATCTAAGATTAGGCAGTCGTGGAGCATTTGTGGTGAGCAGTTGGGAAATGGCAAAAGAATGTTTTACTTTAAATGACAAAGCTTTGGCTAGCCGTCCTACAACTGTTGCGGCTAAACACATGGGTTATGGTTATGCAGTTTTTGGGTTTGCACCTTATAGCACTTTCTGGCGTGAGATGAGGAAAATTGCTATGTATGAACTTCTTTCGAATCGGAGACTTGATACTCTCAAGCATGTTCAAGTATCAGAAGTGGAGATGGGGATCCAAGAGCTGTACAAATTGTGGGTCAACAACAACTCTGGCCACAG CTGCAGGCCGGTGCTTGTGGAACTTAAAGGGTGGTTTGAGGATTTAACTTTGAACGTGATTGTTAGAATGGTTGCTGGTAAACGTTATTTTGGTGCAGGAGCAACTTGTGATGATGACGAAGCTAGACGTTGTCAAAAGGCAATAAATCAATTCTTTCATTTAATTGGAATTTTTGTACCATCTGATGCTTTTCCAATTCTTGGGTGGTTTGATATACAAGGGCATGAAAAGGCTATGAAAAGAACAGCTAAAGAGCTTGATTCTATACTTGAAGGCTGGCTACAAGAACACCGTCACCGTGAGAAGACAAGATTTAGTCATGAGGCTAAGAATGAAGGTGCACAAGATTTCATTGATGTTATGTTATCTCTTCAACAAGAAGGGAGACTCTCTAATTTTCAATATGATGCTGATACAAGTATCAAGTCCACTTGTCTG GCGCTTATTCTTGGAGGCAGCGACACAACAGCAGGAACACTAACATGGGCAATTTCATTACTCCTAAACAATCCTCAAATATTGCGAAAAGCACAAAAAGAAATAGATCTTCATGTTGGTAAAGACAGACAAGTTGACGAATCCGACATACAAAACTTAGCCTATATTCAAGCCATTATTAAAGAAACATTACGTTTATACCCTGCTGGTCCTCTATTAGGACCTAGAGAAGCCATGGATGAATGTGAAGTTGGTGGTTATAAAATTATCCCTGGAACTCGTTTAATTGTAAATGTATGGAAAATACAAAGAGATCCAAGAATTTGGGAAGATCCTGATTCTTTTAAACCAGACAGATTTTTTATGAGTAATTCAAATGTTGATGTAAAAGGTCAAGATTTTGAGCTCATTCCGTTTGGTTCTGGTAGACGATCTTGTCCTGGTGCATCTTTGGCGCTACAAGTTCTTCATTTGACATTGGCACGTTTTCTTCAAGCTTTCGAGTTTTCTAAGCCTGTAGATGATCAACTTATTGACTTGACAGAGAGCCCTGGTTTAACTATACCTAAAGCAACACCATTGGATGTTCTCATTACTCCGCGCCTCAGTGCCAATCTTTATGGCTGTTGA